One window of Misgurnus anguillicaudatus chromosome 13, ASM2758022v2, whole genome shotgun sequence genomic DNA carries:
- the bltp3a gene encoding bridge-like lipid transfer protein family member 3A yields the protein MAGIIKKQILKHLSRFAKNLSPDKINLSTLKGEGQLSNLELDEEVLQNMLDLPTWLAVTRVYCNKAAIRIQWTKLKTSPICLFLDKVEVEMMTCEEPRPPNGPSPIAITAGQSEYGFAEKVVEGMSVIINSIIIKVQARAFHASFELWQLQGCSLNPKWQKTDLRNTRITHPKRGEVLTFKEINWQSLRIEADAIESEDQDLGSMPLRLITNQGRIRIALKRRVKDCNVLASKLMFILDDLLWVLTDSQLKAIIHYAKSLSEAMEKSAQQRKSMAAETLQTAPPSPGVHSLLTEAPPSPAAGTPSTPAQNFDLHDVKESSYHTFISRLDLHICNDSSSDPDETPPPGTQGAMQLTFRKLGFDYYPFHRPGDDCRHWERHCGAMESRAQWVAKLLQEFQRRVEDLGIPGPFSETPLSAKDSSAKKVNKDVESLSNFSPERGQTSRRGSAAVSPLKRLRSSCMVLRVDDMDIHQVSTGGRHSKRTPSLLSCNRKSLHLPDNSPAIHLQFTEYYFPDNPGLPAPCPNLYAQLNGLQLYLDASSVLWMTLFSRGLHRTLDQVKAFYHLQDSSKSDEHIDIRLDATQLKLIIPLESSILDHPDRPQSLSISLPHIVLSNTRHCPHGSRSDLNSTYSCFSRSPFFQSTVCQPFPRDQTILHPLPLAFIQHSLENEHLSLIDSRPSRSQDIWSISLSRVALGFEGARRGLKGKALPFVEPFAMSLWMCRPAAFSKDSCVQRDLNFSTNSIKDPLPVSSTGTREKLSDQVVQTEELVRPAMASIHILAQSITPVKMWLNHYQFVALLRMKDFLSQLARDLSKDVQGLGHLKCSHADSPAVCVSFLMEAMELALLLPPAVCEPEEEVLSPEETDTPSLTDSDLSLHHPGEPGLLEDSGLGRSGAAMVQEEDEEQEGSVEEACEAIEEGMDGKTLQGDEAQLSAQSSPLSPRDPALLSRQPSTFSLEGELSSALNATKGVTKDALNASLDLTKGALSITKDAFSILSRGSAMSKLFTPQNREQSLRPEDSSPTFMGNLRLQSIKHSPSQNSYDSAILEGSLADDGLSIDSDISENFVILMDSESGVESLRPNGMAVNSGSCVSPAPGTEGGSSADLSSSLSQSTEDIVQDTYSVLVLCLSRMGCLAEKRGEDTIVALEARELMPKQLGNHKVTELLAGQMLMQAGSTSPSAPLSPGPRALSCPPAAALRLEMGPCASRHSPLSESVGFIEMCLTGCRAELLASTLNTLGPFLEDELKADIQPMRLWLQETAITLKDDGPRVYPTAPQPVPVLFSLDGIVLERLDDGILRLRPAARSQSGMADQSCSKVHEKNKSLESKLADVQSALQNALSDRERLLQEIRKHNPSFTL from the exons ATGGCAGGAATTATTAAAAAGCAGATCTTGAAGCATTTGTCCAG GTTTGCTAAGAACCTCTCCCCAGATAAGATAAACCTGAGCACGCTGAAAGGAGAGGGCCAGCTGTCCAACCTGGAGCTGGATGAGGAAGTCCTTCAGAACATGCTGGATCTGCCCACCTGGCTGGCCGTCACACGCGTCTACTGCAATAAAGCTGCTATACGG ATACAGTGGACAAAGTTGAAGACCAGCCCAATATGTTTG TTCCTGGACAAAGTAGAAGTTGAAATGATGACCTGTGAGGAACCCCGTCCCCCTAATGGCCCTTCCCCTATTGCTATTACTGCAGGTCAAAG TGAGTATGGCTTCGCCGAGAAGGTCGTAGAGGGAATGTCTGTAATCATCAACTCCATTATTATTAAAGTGCAAGCCCGAGCCTTCCATGCCTCCTTTGAGCTCTGGCAGCTCCAGGGCTGCAGTCTGAATCCCAAGTGGCAGAAGACTGACCTACGTAACACCCGCATCACACATCCCAAAAGAGGAGAG GTCTTAACATTCAAGGAGATCAACTGGCAGAGTCTGCGCATTGAGGCAGACGCTATAGAGAGTGAGGACCAGGATCTGGGCAGCATGCCACTACGTCTCATTACCAATCAAGGCCGAATACGGATTGCTCTAAAACGCAGG GTGAAGGACTGTAATGTATTGGCCTCCAAGCTGATGTTTATATTGGATGACCTGTTGTGGGTTCTGACAGACTCCCAGCTTAAAGCCATCATACATTACGCCAAGTCTTTGAGTGAAGCCATGGAGAAATCTGCCCAGCAGAGGAAGAGCATGGCGGCAGAGACGCTACAG ACTGCCCCTCCCTCTCCTGGAGTTCACTCTCTGTTGACTGAAGCTCCTCCCTCCCCTGCCGCCGGCACCCCCAGCACACCGGCCCAGAATTTTGACCTCCATGATGTCAAAGAATCGTCATACCACACCTTCATTTCCCGTCTTGATCTGCATATCTGCAATGACAGCTCTTCAGATCCTG ATGAAACTCCACCTCCAGGCACCCAGGGTGCAATGCAACTGACCTTCCGGAAGTTAGGCTTTGATTACTACCCTTTCCACAGACCAG GTGATGACTGTCGGCACTGGGAGCGTCACTGTGGGGCGATGGAGTCTCGTGCGCAATGGGTGGCCAAACTGTTGCAGGAGTTTCAGAGGAGAGTGGAGGATTTGGGCATCCCTGGACCATTTTCAGAAACACCTTTATCTGCTAAAGATTCTTCAGCCAAAAAAGTCAACAAAG ATGTGGAATCCTTGTCAAATTTTAGCCCTGAACGAGGTCAGACCTCACGGCGGGGTTCAGCAGCCGTATCCCCTCTGAAGAGACTCCGCTCCAGCTGTATGGTGCTCCGTGTGGATGACATGGACATCCATCAG GTGTCAACTGGGGGGCGTCACAGCAAGAGAACGCCGTCTCTTCTATCTTGTAACCGGAAGTCTTTGCATCTCCCAGATAACTCGCCTGCTATTCACCTGCAGTTCACAGAATACTATTTTCCTGATAACCCTGGACTTCCTG CACCTTGCCCTAACCTGTATGCCCAGCTGAATGGTCTTCAACTGTATTTGGATGCTTCAAGTGTACTTTGGATGACTCTGTTCTCACGAGGTCTACACAGGACATTGGATCAGGTCAAAGCCTTTTACCATCTCCAGGACAGCAGCAAAAGTGATGAACACATCGATATTCGCCTAGATGCAACACAGCTTAAG CTGATTATTCCTCTGGAGTCTTCCATTTTGGATCACCCAGACCGCCCTCAATCACTGAGCATCAGTCTGCCTCACATCGTCCTAAGCAACACACGTCACTGTCCTCACGGTTCCCGCTCTGACCTCAACAGCACCTACAGTTGCTTTTCTAGATCTCCCTTCTTTCAGTCCACTGTGTGCCAACCTTTCCCCCGTGATCAGACCATCCTACATCCCCTTCCATTGGCATTCATTCAACACTCTTTGGAAAACGAACACCTATCCCTAATTGACAGTCGTCCCTCTCGCTCGCAGGACATCTGGTCAATCAGTCTGTCCAGAGTGGCTCTGGGATTTGAAGGGGCTCGTCGAGGGCTCAAGGGCAAAGCTCTTCCCTTTGTGGAGCCCTTTGCCATGTCTTTATGGATGTGCCGCCCTGCTGCCTTCAGCAAAGACTCCTGCGTACAGAGAGACCTAAATTTCTCCACAAATTCTATTAAAGACCCTCTCCCAGTCTCATCAACAGGTACTAGGGAAAAACTATCTGATCAAGTTGTCCAGACTGAAGAACTAGTTAGGCCTGCTATGGCCTCCATCCATATTTTGGCCCAGTCTATCACTCCTGTCAAAATGTGGCTCAACCACTACCAGTTTGTAGCACTTTTAAGGATGAAAGACTTCCTCTCTCAACTGGCCCGAGACTTGAGCAAGGATGTCCAGGGTTTGGGCCATTTGAAATGTTCACATGCAGACTCTCCTGCAGTATGTGTCTCGTTCTTGATGGAGGCCATGGAACTTGCTCTGCTGCTTCCTCCTGCAGTATGTGAGCCAGAAGAGGAAGTCCTGTCTCCAGAGGAAACGGATACTCCCAGTTTGACAGACTCTGATCTCTCATTGCACCACCCTGGTGAGCCTGGCCTGCTGGAGGACAGTGGGCTGGGTCGAAGCGGGGCAGCGATGGTTCAGGAGGAGGATGAAGAGCAAGAGGGTTCGGTGGAGGAGGCTTGTGAGGCCATTGAAGAGGGAATGGATGGAAAGACGTTGCAGGGTGACGAAGCTCAGCTCTCTGCCCAGTCTTCCCCACTTTCTCCAAGGGACCCTGCATTACTCTCTCGGCAACCTTCTACTTTCAGCCTGGAAGGGGAGCTGTCCAGCGCCCTAAATGCCACCAAAGGTGTTACCAAAGATGCGCTCAATGCCTCCCTGGATCTCACCAAGGGGGCGCTGTCCATCACAAAAGACGCCTTTAGCATCCTTAGCCGAGGATCTGCAATGTCTAAGCTCTTCACTCCTCAAAACAG AGAGCAAAGCTTGCGGCCAGAAGACTCTAGCCCCACCTTCATGGGCAATCTGCGGCTACAGTCCATAAAACATTCACCATCCCAGAATTCCTATGACAGTGCCATTCTAGAAGGGAGCCTTGCAGACGATGGCTTATCCATTGACAGTGACATCAGTGAAAACTTTGTCATCCTCATGGACTCCG AGTCAGGTGTGGAGTCTTTGCGTCCGAACGGTATGGCTGTCAACTCTGGCAGCTGTGTTAGTCCTGCACCTGGAACAGAAGGTGGATCATCAGCAGACCTTAGCAGTTCACTCTCCCAGAGCACAGAAGACATCGTCCAAGATACA TATTCTGTGTTAGTTCTGTGTCTGAGCCGAATGGGTTGCCTGGCAGAGAAGCGTGGAGAAGACACCATAGTGGCGCTGGAAGCCAGAGAACTTATGCCTAAACAACTTGGCAACCATAAAGTCACAGAGCTGCTGGCAGGACAGATGCTGATGCAGG CTGGTTCTACCTCTCCAAGCGCTCCGCTGTCTCCGGGCCCCCGAGCTCTTTCCTGCCCCCCAGCGGCGGCTCTCAGATTGGAAATGGGGCCTTGCGCGAGCAGACATTCCCCTCTATCAGAGAGCGTTGGGTTTATAGAGATGTGTTTGACGGGATGCCGAGCAGAGCTCTTGGCTTCTACATTAAACACGTTGGGTCCCTTCCTGGAGGATGAGCTTAAGGCAGACATACAGCCAATGAGATTATGGCTGCAAGAAACTGCTATTACACTAAAG